The segment TAATTAAATAAATGACAGACATCATACTCAGAGATTCGTCCAGTTGAAAAGCAGCAGGTAAATGTCCCAAAGCAAAAACCAGTGCTGAAAGTAAAATTGCGGTCCAATAAACCGGATTGGCAAGAGATTCAGTGATTTTACTCCACAACCAAACAAGAAAAGTCATCACACCAAAGCGGGCAATGATTTCTTCACTGACACCACCATAGAGTATTTTCGTCAAAAAATGCAAATTGAAACGCTCATCTGCATGAATGAGTTTTTCAGAAATAAAGGGTGTAAATAAGGTATTGATAATTAAAATCAATATTGCAGCAACAAACCCTCCCAATAAGCCTTTTACAACAATGTTTTTGACATTAAAATCACTTTGCTTTTTCGTTACTAAAGATTTTAATACAGGAGCATGCAGATTTACTTTTTGGTGTAAGAGGGTTCCCACCAGCGAAGCTGCCA is part of the Chitinophagaceae bacterium genome and harbors:
- a CDS encoding CPBP family intramembrane metalloprotease; protein product: MSVNFRILEMQKFNFKFFLIIFILGLAGVASLLLSDLDLAGMAVELPEEISPELLRFLVLINPFLLVLAASLVGTLLHQKVNLHAPVLKSLVTKKQSDFNVKNIVVKGLLGGFVAAILILIINTLFTPFISEKLIHADERFNLHFLTKILYGGVSEEIIARFGVMTFLVWLWSKITESLANPVYWTAILLSALVFALGHLPAAFQLDESLSMMSVIYLITGNMAGGIIFGYLYWKNGLESAIIAHAFTHVVLQLVL